The genomic window CTTCCTGCAGGCCACCCACCGGCTCCCCTGTCTTCGGGTCCTTGTCGATCTGGCCGTTCAGCGGGTTTGGCGTGCCCTTGGTGATACCCGCCATCGACAGGGCCTTGGAATTGACCCAATAGCTGTGGCCACCCACGGATTCGAAGACCAGCGGACGGTCGGTGGACACGGCGTCCAGCACCTCCTTGCGGGGGATGCCATTGGGCGGAAACAGCGCGTCCTGCCAGCCCACGCCATAGATGGTGCCGGTTCCGGGGGCCGCCTGGATGCAGCCGGCGATGATGCGCTGATAATCCTCCAGCGTCTTGCCTTCATGCAGGGAGCAGCGGGAATAGGCCAGGCCACCGAACACGGGATGCACATGCGCATCGCCGAAAGACGGCATCAGCAGCCGCCCGCCCAGATCGACTACCCGTGTCCCGTCACCCTTGTACCGGGACAGATCGGCAGACGTCCCCACGGCGACGATCTTGCCATCGTCCACGGCCACGGCCTCTGCCCAGGGCTGGCCCGGTTCCACGGTATAGACGCGGGCATTGGTTAACAGCAGGTCGGCAGCCGGAGCCTTTTCCGGCTTGTCCCCGCAAGACACAAGGGCGGTGGTGCCCAGCAGCAGCAACAGCCCTTCCACGCAACGAATACGGGTGCGGCCTGACAGCATCGACATCAATCACCTCTCCTCAAGAATCGAAAGGGCGGCCGAAGCCGCCCTTCCCTCCATTGTCATCAGAACTTGCGCGTCACCGACGCCAGAACCGTGCGATCCTTGGCGGCCACGCAGTAGCCTTCCGGCGGGGAAGACAGGCCGCAGGTGGCATAATACTTCTTGTTGAACAGGTTGCTGGCATTGACCGATGCCGACCAGTCGCCATAGCTGGCGGAGACCATGGCATCCACCAGGGTCACGGACGGGGTGAGGAAGGTCTGGGTGGTATCGATCTTGTTGCCGATATAGCGCACGCCGGCACCGGCCCGGAACTCCCAATCCGCTCCGACCTCGAAGGTCTTGTTGCCCCAGAAGGAGGCCATTTCCTTGGGAATGTCGATCAGGCGGTTGCCCGCCGTCAGGGTCGAGCTGGAAGTCAGCACCTTGGGATTGGCGTAGCTGTAGGAGGCGGCGATATCGTAATCGCCAGGAAGGCGGATCGTCGCCTCAAACTCCACACCCTTGGACCCAACCGAACCACCCTGGATGAAGTTCTGGATGTTGGCCGGATCCTGGGAGACGTAGTTGCTTTCCTCGATATCGAAATAGGCGGCGGTGATCAGGGCGCCGCGCATCGGCTCCCACTTGGCGCCGCCCTCATACTGGCGGGCCGTGCGGGGGCTGAAGGCATTGCCGAAATAATCGCCGCCCGGCACGGGCAGGAAGCTTTCCGAATAGCTGACATAGGGCGAAATGCCGGCGCCCAGTTCGCCGATGATGCCGCCGCGATAGGACCAGGCATTCTGCCTCAGCTCACGCACGCCGTTGCGCTCCGATGTCGACCGGTCGCGCCGCGCGCCCAGCAGGACATGGACGCGGTCGCCCCAACTGATCTGGTCCTGCACATAGAGGCCCAGTTGGGTGCTCTTGTAATCCAGGAAGTTGGTATAGCTATAGCCGAAGCTGGCGCCATATTGCGGATTATAGATATTGATCGGCGGCGGGCTGGGGCCGTTGAAGCAGCCATACAGGCCCTGATAATCGTCGCAGGAGAAGCCCTCATCCTTGCTCTGCTTGAACCAGGTATAGTCAATGCCGAACAGGACATTGTGCTTGATGTCACCGGTCATGAAGGTCACCGACAGGTTGTTATCGGTATTCAGCACCTTACTCTTCTCCCGGTTCACGTAGTATTCGCGCTTCAGCAGGGTTTCAGCCGCATCGGCGAACGGATTTGCATAGGCGAAATAGCCGCCGTCGGACAGGTCGGCATAGACCTCCTTGTAATCCGTATCCATGTAGGAATAGCGGGTACGGCTGTTGAAGACGATATCCTGGGTGAACTTGTGGCTGAACAGAGCGGACCCGGATGTGTATTGAGTGTCCATGCCGCCAAAATCTGGCTCGCCCTGGTAGAAGTTGAAGGCCACCCGCTTGGTCTTGTTGGGCGCCAGAATAGACTTGGATATCGGCACATAGCCCAGGGAGCCCTGGCTGTCATCCTGGTACAGACCGATCAGGGTCAGACTGGTGTCAGGCGTGATGTCCAAGGTGAGCGACGGGTTGATCAGGATACGGTCGTCCGGTGTTCCCCACTGGGATTCCCCGTCACGCCCCACCGCCACCAGGCGCGCGGCCACCGTCTCGGACAGGGCACCGGTCACGTCGCCCTGGATCTGCTTGCGCTTGTCGGTACCGAAAACGATTCCGACCTCGCCCCCCGTCTCGAATTTCGGGGTCTTGCTGGCGCCGTTCAGGATGCCGCCGGGGCCGCCGGCACCGTACAGAACCGAGGACGGGCCACGCATCACTTCGGCGCGTTCCAGCGTGAAGGTCTCCAGCCGGGCGCCATAGATGAAATCGGGCATGCGCTTCAGCCCGTCGAGGTACTGGGCGGCATCGAAGCCGCGGGCCGTGACGAAGTCGCCGCGGCTATCGACGCTGGTGGCACCCGACACGCCGGCGCTGTAGCGATAGATGTCCTGCAGATCCACGGCCGTGCGGTCGCGGAATTCCTGATCGGTGATGACGCTGATCGCCTGCGGCGTCTCGATCAGGGCGGCATTGGTCTTGGTCCCGACCAGGGCCCGCTCACCGACCACGACGATCTCTTCCAGCGCGTCGCCACTGCCGTCCTGCTGCGCCATCGCCACGCCAGGTAGCGCCAGGGTCGACAGCAGCGCCAGTCGCAGCGCCCTCGTCGGGAATGTTGACTTGGTTCCGTTAAGCATCATTTCCATCGTAATCCCCTTTACCATCCCTGCTGTACTTGGCCAGCAACATTGATTTTTGGATCGCATGGACGTTCGATCACGGAAGGACCGTGTCAGCTCGCCTCTTGCCGGAAATCAGCTTGGCGCAATGCCATTCTTGAGAAATGTTATAAACGGGGTAATGCCGGGTAAAGACGGGTAAGCCCAAGGGCAAGGTGCCGGGTGTCTGCCGA from Niveispirillum cyanobacteriorum includes these protein-coding regions:
- a CDS encoding TonB-dependent siderophore receptor translates to MEMMLNGTKSTFPTRALRLALLSTLALPGVAMAQQDGSGDALEEIVVVGERALVGTKTNAALIETPQAISVITDQEFRDRTAVDLQDIYRYSAGVSGATSVDSRGDFVTARGFDAAQYLDGLKRMPDFIYGARLETFTLERAEVMRGPSSVLYGAGGPGGILNGASKTPKFETGGEVGIVFGTDKRKQIQGDVTGALSETVAARLVAVGRDGESQWGTPDDRILINPSLTLDITPDTSLTLIGLYQDDSQGSLGYVPISKSILAPNKTKRVAFNFYQGEPDFGGMDTQYTSGSALFSHKFTQDIVFNSRTRYSYMDTDYKEVYADLSDGGYFAYANPFADAAETLLKREYYVNREKSKVLNTDNNLSVTFMTGDIKHNVLFGIDYTWFKQSKDEGFSCDDYQGLYGCFNGPSPPPINIYNPQYGASFGYSYTNFLDYKSTQLGLYVQDQISWGDRVHVLLGARRDRSTSERNGVRELRQNAWSYRGGIIGELGAGISPYVSYSESFLPVPGGDYFGNAFSPRTARQYEGGAKWEPMRGALITAAYFDIEESNYVSQDPANIQNFIQGGSVGSKGVEFEATIRLPGDYDIAASYSYANPKVLTSSSTLTAGNRLIDIPKEMASFWGNKTFEVGADWEFRAGAGVRYIGNKIDTTQTFLTPSVTLVDAMVSASYGDWSASVNASNLFNKKYYATCGLSSPPEGYCVAAKDRTVLASVTRKF